A region of the Gemmatimonadota bacterium genome:
CGCGCCTACATTCGCGAGGGAGGCTTCCTCTTTGCGATGTGCTCGGCGACCGACACCTTCGACATCGCGATGGCTGCGCGCGGCGTGGACATAGTGGGGACGGTGTACGACGGGGACCCTGCCGACGCGGATGCGCAGGGGAGGCTGGACTACTCGCGGTGTCTGGCGTTTCGCGACTTCACGCTGGTGCGGGATCCGCTGGAGTACGAGTTCTCCGACATCGACACATCAGACTACGCACGCGCCCGCGGCGCACGGGTGGATTACTTCACGCTCTTCGAGTTCTCCGCAAAGTACGACCCCATTCCGACCATGCTCACTCAGTGTCATGTGGGGGTTGTGAACGGGTTTCTCGGACAGACGACCGGCTTCGACATGGACTTTCTTCGCCCGGGCGTCACGGTGCTTGCACAGGTGGAGGGCACGCGGGAAGCGAAGTACATCCACGGAAAGTTCGGGCGCGGGACATGGACCTTCTACGGCGGCCACGACCCGGAGGATTACCAGCACGCCGTAGGAGATCCCCCGACGGAACTCTCTCGATTCCCGAACTCCTCCGGCTACCGGTTGATCCTGAACAATGTTCTGTTTCCCGCAGCGAAGAAGAAGCCTCAGAAGACATAGGACGCAGCTCCCGACCGTGGGCTGTCGCCGCCGAGGGGCGGCGACCCCTACCGCAGCCGCACCACCGTCTCCGTGGACACGGTGCCCGCAGCCTCCAGCCGGATCACATACACGCCGGACGCGACCACTTCGCCGAAGGTGTCTGTGCCGTCCCAGAGCTCCTCCCGGCTTCCTCCCTGGCGTACGCCGGAGAGGAGCGTCCGCACGCGCCGCCCCGCGATGTCATGGACCGTGATGCGCACCGCGCCGGTCGCCGGGAGCGCATACGGGATCACCGTCCCGCGTCCGAACGGGTTCGGGCGACACGGCAGGAGGGCCGCCACCCCGGCGGGCGGCAGGATCTCCACGCCCGTGGAGCCGTACGGTTCGCTGAAGAACTGTGAGAGGACGAACTCCACATTGGATCGCAGCGCGTCATGGTTCATCCGGTAGGGACGCCCGGCGATGTGCGCAAACCGTGCGCCATCAGCCCGGTGCGTTCCGCCTGCGGCGCGACATGAGCAGCACATTCCCGCCCGCTTCCAGATACGAAAGGACAGGCGTCTCCTGCCAGTCCGCGAGGTCGCCCTGGTAGTGATTCCCGACCCAGATCACGGCGGAGTAGTTCCCGAGAAGGTCGGCGGGAACCGCGCCGTGCCCCGCCGGCGTCGGGAGAATGGCAGGGTAGCCGGACGCGGGCTCGGCAAAGGTGTCCCAGAAAGTGATGTCGTGCTCACCCCAGAAGACGGAGTCCTGATAGGCCCCTCGGATTTCCGCAGAGTAGGTGTCCCAGTGGACGCCGTTCACAAGAAGGATGCCATCCGCGAAAGTGGGGTTGGTGACTTCCGTCTGCACCTGACGAAGGATCCACCGGTCCGGATCCACGAGCACGGCCTCGACCGTGCCGGGAACCGCCAGCGCGTACGCTTCCGACGCGGCGGAGTTCTGCACGGTGAAGTCGAGCGTGTCGGTACTCGTGATGACGCGGATGTCGATCGGCATGGTGAACAGGCCCGTGTTTGTCTGCACCTGCTCGATCACCAGGTCCAGCGTCCCGCCTCCGTGAGTCCACGAGGGCCGGTAGACGGGGAAGTACTCGCCGTAGATCCACTGCTGGAAGAACGCGTCGAGGTCCACTCCCGACACGGACTCCATGACATCCCGGAGCTGCTCGGTCGTGGCGCTGCCGCCACCGTAGGTGGCGCGGTACAGCTGAAGCCCTGCGAAGAAGTCCGTATCGTCCATCACGCCTCGCAACATGTGAACGACCCACGACGCCTTGTTGTAGCTCAGGTCCACATCGAAGATGGAGCCGAAGTTCGCCGGGTTCTCCACGATGATCGTGCCGGAGCCGTAGTAGGCCGCGGCGTCCATGTAGTCGCGGTAGGTGCCCGCCCCGTCGACGGTCTCCTTCCAGTACGCTTCCGACCAGGTTGCGAAGCCTTCGTTCAGCCAGATGTGTCCGAAGTCGGCGCAGGTGACTTCGTCCCCCCACCATTGATGCGCGAGTTCGTGCGAGATGAGATCCTCCGACCATGCTCCGAGGCTCGACACCGTCTGGTGCTCCATCCCGCCGCCCCAGTTGAACTCCGCGTGGCCGTACTTTTCGTTGAGGAACGGGTACTCCCCATATGCCGCAGCGAACGATCCGAGCATGGGAACCGTCTTCGCATAGGTGGCCTGCACCGCGACATAGTGATCGGCAAAGACCCAGAAGCCCACCTCCATCGAGTCGGTCGGCGTGGGCGTGTACCAGTCGCTGAAGTAGGTGTACGGGTGGATCGCGAGCGACACGAGGTAGGTCGCGATGGGATACGACGAGTGCCAGTGGAAGGTGCGCGTTGCTCCATGGTCGATATCGGAGACGAGCGTGCCGTTGGACACGGCAGTGAGGTGGTCGGGAACGGTAATGCGGATGTCCACGGAGTCGGGCTTGTCCGTGTTCTGGTCCTTTGAAGGCCACCAGTCTCGTGCGCCGTAGGGTTCACTGAGCGTCCAGATCATGTCCTGCCCGGAGTGCGAGTCCCAGCCGAAGGCGCCGCCCGCCGGATTCCCAAGATATGTGACGGAGAGCACGACGGATTCGCCGGTCGAGTAGGTGCGGTCCAGCGTTACAGTCACCACATCCGACCCGTGCGCAAACGCCGCGGCCGCGCCTCCGGCCGTCGCGGATGCGACGCTCATCCCGCTGGAAAGGTCGAGATCGACTTCCGCGATCGACGCGCCCGTCACCCGCACCGTCGCGGTCACGGTTCCGGTGAGCGTCTGCGAGGACGGGTCCAGGTTCAGCTCCAGATCGTAGTGGAGTGCGTCGTACAGATCCTGATTGGCGGTCCCCCGGCGAGAGATGCGTGCGGAGACGGCCCGGGTCTTCGCGGTGGCCTCGGCGAGCCGGTGCTCACGGAGGGCGTCGCGAAGCGTGATCAGGTCTGCCGGGGCCTCAGTCGCGCACAGCATCGAAGGGAACAGCAGCGCGGAGAAGAGCACCGCCGCGGTCAGGCGGGCGGGAAGACTTCGGAAACTCGGCATGGTCAATCCTCGGTGTTCGGCAGGGACGGGGGGAAGCGCACGGGCGACAACTCTCCAGAATACGAGAAGTGGACTGGGGAATCAAGAATAGGCGCCGAAGGTCCGTGCCCCCCGCGCGGGAATGGCGCCGATTCCTGTGCGGGACCCCGCGGGTGGGGGCGGACGCTCTGTGGCCCCGGCGTGTACTTCGTGTGTCTGGGATGCGGGGCGAGCGCAGACGCGGAAGAGGACGGTCATGCGCAGTCCCCGTTACCGTACGATGACCCACTTTTGCGTGCCGATTTCACCAGGCGTGATGACGCGGACAAAGTACACCCCGGCGGGAAGGCTCTGTCCGTGGTTGTCCACGGGGGGCACGGCAAGGCGCGACACTCCGGCAGGGATCCGCCCCGCGTCTCGCGTGGCAAGCCGCCGCCCGCCGGCGTCGTGGATGGAAACTGTGGCGACGGCAGCAGCTCGCGGACTCACGACGACCCACGCCGGGCCGCTTCCCGGCGACGGGAAGACCCCTCGGACAAGTCCGCCGGGGTGCGCGTGCACTGCACCCGACTCCACGCTCGTGGCGCTGCCCGTCTCCGGGAGCAGATCCATCTCCACGACGAACGCGCCGTCCGCCGAAATCTCCACTTCCTCCGTTAGCCCCACATCGCGGCGGTTCCATCCGGAGTATGCGGGTGCGGGGACGAACGCGCCCGATCCCGCCCGCACGACGACGGTGCCCCCCGAAGAGTTCGACAGTGCGTACGCGTTCGCTCCGGCATCGAGGGTGCGAGACAGGTGCGCATGCCCGTGGAACGCCAGATCCAGCGGGTTCGGCGAAAGCCCCATCCGTACGAAGAGTGCGCCGGCGACGGTCTCCACATACCCCGCGCGAAGCGTTCCGCTCCCGTCGGCGAGCGTCATGCTCTTGGTGACCTTGCCGTCCGGACTGCTGAAACGCCATCCGCCCGGGATTGGCGTTACCGGGTACACCGCGTCCGCGTAGGCGCCTCCGTTTGTCTCCTTGAAGGCGGAGCAGCGTGTGGCTGCGTCATCGGCGTACTCCTCTTCCCCCGGCGCGGACGGAATGGTGACCGCCGGGCCGACCAGTGCGACCCCGTCATCCGCCACCGGGTCGAACGCCGCCGCGGCAACGCACCGCCCGCCGCGCGCCTCGAACGCTGCCCAGGCGCGAGCGTTGCGCACCACGAACTCGTCCTCGCCGTCGAAATCGAGATCCGCCGCCTCGGTCACCGTCGCGGCTCCGACCGAACCGGTTCGCACCGCTTCCGCCCAGTCGGCGGCCGCCGCCCAGATCCCCGCCTCCCGCGCGTGGTTTTGCAGCCGGAGTGCCCACGAACTGACGCCGTCCCAGGTGGCGTCCGGCGAAGTCCAGTTCCCGTAGCAGTCCGTGTCGGTGTAGTCGGTCTCGTCCTCCTCGTGCCATGCCGTCTCGTAGATCATCGCGAGAAAGCCCCATGTGCCCACTTCGCGAAGCCGTCCGGCGGGGGCCGTGGAGATGGCGCTCCACGCTTCATGGAGCAGCGTCCCCGGCGTGTTGAGGTCGCCCAGCGGCATCCCCGACGAGAGTGGTGGCCCGTCGTCGGCGGGCGTCGCCCCGCGCGAATGGTAACTGCCCTGCGGACCCGTGATTACCGGCACGAGGTCGTAAAACGACTGCTCGTTTCCCGGACTGCCCCCGTCGTCGTTGTAGTACCAGTGGTGGTAGCTGTCCTCGGCGGCGTGCGCGAGCCATTCGTAGGTGCGAAGCGAAAGGTCCGTCCTCGTGCCATGGTCGATCACGAACGCGCCGGGGTTCGCGCTGGCCTCTTCGAGGATGTCGTCCAGATTGGAGATCGCGATCCACGGGCGGTTCGCCGCCCAGCGGATCGTCCGGTGGTACTGGTTCGGGTTGTTGTTGGGGATCATCGTTCCTTCGACCGCGCCGAACGACTTTCCGCCGAGCGCCTCCCAGTCGTCGAAGACAACGACGATGCGCGGGTCTCCGGCGCGTGCCTGCTCCAGAAGCAGCGCGCGGGACTCGCGCTCCATCCCTCCGTCGTCGTTGGCGAACTTGCGTCCGTCAACGGCTTCGTTGATCAGGAAGCAGTTCACGCCATTCGTGCGGTGGATCTTGTGGCGGTATCCGGCGTCGGGCAGGCAGGATTCCTCCGGATAGAACCAGTGGTGGAGGTGCGTCACCTCGTCGAGGACGGTGGCGGTGTACGGGCTTGCCGCCAGGTCTTCGAAAGTCAACCCGTCGAGAGGGGAGAGTCCGGTCGGGAGTGAGCGGATCACTCGTTCCGGCGTGTGCATGACGGGGGCGTCCGCGGCAGTGACGCCGTAGACGACAGCGTTCAGACTTTCGGCGGCCGCGAAGGAGGCGGCGTTCACCGGGCCTTCGAAGTACGGGAGAATGTGTTCGGCGAGCACGCCGCCAAGAAGCGATCCGGGCGCGTTGGCCTGGTCGTCGTCCACGAAGTCGCGGATGCGCGCGAGGAACGACGGCCCGTCCGCCGGATCGGCCGCACCGCCGACGGTCGCCGCCCATGAACACGCGATCGTCAGCGTGCCGCTCGGGTGGATGTTCAGCGGGACGCGGAAGATCCCGTGCGTGTCGAGCGTGCGCTGAAAGCCCGTCCCACCGGGAATCCCGGTGTTCGATTCCGGGTCGTAGATGTGCGCGCCGACCTCGCTCGCGCGCGCGACGGACTGGTTTCCGTGTGCGATCGTCGCGAAGCGCACGAAGCCGCCGGCATCGGTCGCGAAGATCGCGCCGTCGAGCGTTCCGTCCGTGCAGCCGCGGTCGTCGTCGGTCATGGCGTCGGTGAGGTCGCTCCCGAACCCGCCGCCCGTGCATCCGGTTTCCGCACCGTCTCTTGCGGTGAACACCTGAAACGCGGGAGGCGTCACGCCGTCCCATCCCGCGTCGAGCAGGGACTGCCGCGTCACTCCGAACTCCACGGCGTCCAGTTCGCTGTTGAAGTGCGCGCCCAGGTACGCGCCCGGGAGGTCCGCGAAGGATGCGTCGTAGATGCGATAGTCCGTGCCGTAGGTCGATCCGGCGCGGTCCACCACGACGCACATTTCCCACGGACGCGTCGTGCGGCAGTCCAGAAAGTCGGGGAGCCACTCCTGCCCTCCGGGGGCCGCGTCGATCGCGACGAACACATCCAGCGCCGTGTTCTCCGCCCCGAGCGCCAGGTCGAAGAAGTCCGCGCGGAAGAAGAGCGACGCACCCTCCTCTCGAAAGCAAAACGCGACCAGATCGCGGGAGTCATCGTACCCGTCGCCGTAGGCGTAGAGGTCCGCCGTTCCCGTCTCGTCGAGCGCCTTCAGGTCCGCGCGTGTCCAGTCCTGGAACTCCTCGTACCAGACGACGCTCGCACGGTCGGTGCCGATCGCCGCGCCGGGACCGATCGTAATGGCGGCCGAGGTGGGGAGCGCGGGGAGCGAAGCCGTTGCGGCCATCAGCACGAGCATGGGGACGCGAGGAAGCATGGCGGAGACTCCGGGAGCGCGGCGACTCTTCCATTGTACCGCATCGGGCGGGAGGGAAAGGGATGCGGTTCCCCCCGGCGGTCCGTTATGCTCATTCCATGCGAATCTGCCACCGCCACCGCCTTGCCCCCCTTCTGGCGCTCCTTCTGCCGGGTTGCCTCGCATCGCCGGAGCCTGCGGTGGTCGGCTGTGGCGTGAGTCCGGTGGTTCTCGATTTCGGCGAAACAGGGGTCGGCTTGCCGGTCGAGAGGTCGTTCACCATTGACAATCACGGGTCCTCCTCTTTCACGACCCGCGCCTCGTCCAGTTGCTCCTCTTTCGCCGTCACTTCGCCGTCTTATCGGTTGAGGCCCGGGGAGAGCATCGCCATCACCGTTCGATTCGCGCCACCGGCGGTCGGAGAGTACCAATGCGTTGTCCAGACGCTGTCCGGGTGCGTGGATGTGGTGTGCCGGGGGAGTGCGGTATCGCTTGCCGGGGACATGGTCCGGATCGACGCGGGCACCTTCACCATGGGAAGCCCGGTGACCGAGACCGGGCATCAGCTTGGCGAAAACCTCCACGAAGTCACCATCTCCGCGCCTTTCCTGATGGGCGTCCGCGAGATCACGCAGGCCCGCTACCGGATGCTCACGGGAGAAAGCCCGTCCGCATCCGTGATCGCCGGGGACGACGCTCCCGTAGAGATGGTGAGCTGGTACGACGCGGTTCGCTTCTGCAACGCGCTCTCCGTATCCGAGGGACTCCGGGCCGTCTATGCCATCGAAGGCATGGAGGTCAGCTGGGCGCGCGAGGGAAACGGCTACCGGCTCCCCACGGAGGCGGAATGGGAGTACGCCTGCCGTGGAGGGACTACGACGGAGCTTTCCACCGGCGCGCTGACGGCGCAGGGATGCGACCCGGACTCGCTTCTGGAGGAGTTGGGCTGGTACTGCGGAAACGCGGCCTCCACCACCCATGCCACCGGCGCAAAGGACGCGGGCGCGCACGGGCTCTTCGATATGCACGGGAATGTTGCCGAGTGGGTCTGGGACTACTATGCCGCGTTGTCCCTGGGGGCGGAAACGGACCCCTCCGGCCCGCCGACGGGGGGGACCCGCGTGATTCGCGGGGGCGGCTGGAACGATTTCGCGATCGGGTGCCGGTCGGCGGCGCGTCCCCAGTTCCACCCGGCGGGAATGGCGCAGTTCGTGGGGTTTCGGGTGGTGAGGAATGCGGTGGACTGAAGCGAAACACACCCGCAACAGGGTGAGTTCTTGCGCCCCCGCCCACTCTCGGTTCCTGCCGCGTGCCAAAATCCCGGCAAGGTTCCTCTTGACGGTCCCGTCCCGATCCCATAAGAGAATCATGCTCTTGTGCGGTTTCCTTGAGGTTTCGCGTTCCCGGTCTCACCCGTGGGCCGGACGGTAGTCCGCGCACGGACACGATCGCTTCCCCGGGTGGGGGAGCCGTCGCCTCCGGTCGAGTCGAGGATGAGCCTCATTCGTCCGGCGCAGGGGAAGATTCCCGTCGCCGTCGGGCCGTCCGTGGGGAAGTGTCCAGTGAGGGGGGGGGAGCATGGACTTTGAGGGACAGGGATTTCCAGCCTGCCAATCCTGTGATGGCGGAGTGTTGATTCCGCTGAGCGATTATGGCCGCGACGGAGCCCCGATCACCTACAAGGCCTGGGTCTGCATCAATCCTGAGTGCGGATTCCACCTTCGGATCGACAACGGGGAGATTTCCTGCGGGAATTCCGTGGGCCGGTCCCACAAGTAGCCGACTCTCGCGGACCGCTGACCGACTCGCCGTTCAAGCGGGTCGCTTTGTCACCCGACCATAGAGGAGGGGCCGTGTCGGCCCGACCGGAGGGGATGATGAGGGTCGTTACTGCGTCCGAGATGAGGGAGATCGACCGCCGGGCCATTGAGGAGCATGGAGTCGCCAGCCTGGATCTGATGGAGTGCGCCGGGACGGCCGCCGCCCAGGCCATCCGTGGTACAGGAGTGGGCGAGGGCACTCCCTTTGTGTTCCTGTGCGGCAAGGGAAACAACGGCGGCGACGGATTCGTGGCCGCGCGAGTCCTTCGAAAGGCGGGTCATCCGGTGATCTGCTGGATCATCGGCGAACGGGACGAACTGACCGCTGAGACGCTGCGAAATGTCGTCGGCGCCGAGGACTGCGGCGTCGTGGTGAAGCCGTACCGCCCGGGCGAATCGGAAGACGCGATCCGTGCAGACCTGGCCGCCTCCACGGCCCTCGTCGATGCGCTGCTCGGCACCGGATCGAAGGGGACGCTGCGGCCGCCCATTCGCGAACTGACTCGCCTGCTCAACGATTCGCGCCGCCCCGTCTTCGCCCTCGACATCCCGACCGGCGTGGACTCGGACACGGGTGCGACAGACGAGGATGCCGTGCGTGCCCTCGGGACGATCACCTTCGGGTATCCGAAACGCGGCATGTATGTCATGCCGGGCCGGGATCACTGCGGGGACATCACGGTGGTGGATCTCGGCTACCCGCCGGACAACTCCGGCAGCGTCACCGGCGTCCTCCTCTGGCAGGAAGTGGGAAGTTACTGCCCCCCGAGGGATGCGCGCGGGCACAAGGGTTCCTTTGGCCGGGTCGCCGTGGTTGCCGGCTCCCCCGGGATGACCGGGGCTGCCTGCCTGGCCTCCGAGGCGGCGCTCCGCTCGGGAGCGGGCGTGGTGAAGCTGCTCGTTCCGGAGAGCCTCGTGACGCTGTGTGCCACGAAGCTCACCGAGGTCATGGTCTTCGGCCTTCCGGAAGAACCGGGTGGCGTGCTGGGTGCGGCCGCCGTGGATGCCTGCGCCCCCTTCCTGGGCGAAGCCGATGCCGTCCTTCTCGGGCCGGGCCTGTCGATGGCGGACTCCGTGCGAGATTTCGTGCGGTCGGTTCTCCCGCGCATCGA
Encoded here:
- a CDS encoding SUMF1/EgtB/PvdO family nonheme iron enzyme yields the protein MRFPPAVRYAHSMRICHRHRLAPLLALLLPGCLASPEPAVVGCGVSPVVLDFGETGVGLPVERSFTIDNHGSSSFTTRASSSCSSFAVTSPSYRLRPGESIAITVRFAPPAVGEYQCVVQTLSGCVDVVCRGSAVSLAGDMVRIDAGTFTMGSPVTETGHQLGENLHEVTISAPFLMGVREITQARYRMLTGESPSASVIAGDDAPVEMVSWYDAVRFCNALSVSEGLRAVYAIEGMEVSWAREGNGYRLPTEAEWEYACRGGTTTELSTGALTAQGCDPDSLLEELGWYCGNAASTTHATGAKDAGAHGLFDMHGNVAEWVWDYYAALSLGAETDPSGPPTGGTRVIRGGGWNDFAIGCRSAARPQFHPAGMAQFVGFRVVRNAVD
- a CDS encoding asparagine synthetase B, which codes for MLALVALVPWAPFPAHAAKVLIPMDLSQRDHLKAYGIAYWALTQGVEVDWVLNYRGGSFLTDDWAGLRRRALLANVTLEDLSTADRADILSTVEAENMEVVRLEEAPRVAIYTPPGKQPWDDAVTLALTYAEIPYDTVWDQEVLAGRLDSYDWLHLHHEDFTGQYGKFYASFHAAPWYQRQQTLYEKLARDAGFRKVSEHKAAVTEVIRAYIREGGFLFAMCSATDTFDIAMAARGVDIVGTVYDGDPADADAQGRLDYSRCLAFRDFTLVRDPLEYEFSDIDTSDYARARGARVDYFTLFEFSAKYDPIPTMLTQCHVGVVNGFLGQTTGFDMDFLRPGVTVLAQVEGTREAKYIHGKFGRGTWTFYGGHDPEDYQHAVGDPPTELSRFPNSSGYRLILNNVLFPAAKKKPQKT
- a CDS encoding FlgD immunoglobulin-like domain containing protein — protein: MLPRVPMLVLMAATASLPALPTSAAITIGPGAAIGTDRASVVWYEEFQDWTRADLKALDETGTADLYAYGDGYDDSRDLVAFCFREEGASLFFRADFFDLALGAENTALDVFVAIDAAPGGQEWLPDFLDCRTTRPWEMCVVVDRAGSTYGTDYRIYDASFADLPGAYLGAHFNSELDAVEFGVTRQSLLDAGWDGVTPPAFQVFTARDGAETGCTGGGFGSDLTDAMTDDDRGCTDGTLDGAIFATDAGGFVRFATIAHGNQSVARASEVGAHIYDPESNTGIPGGTGFQRTLDTHGIFRVPLNIHPSGTLTIACSWAATVGGAADPADGPSFLARIRDFVDDDQANAPGSLLGGVLAEHILPYFEGPVNAASFAAAESLNAVVYGVTAADAPVMHTPERVIRSLPTGLSPLDGLTFEDLAASPYTATVLDEVTHLHHWFYPEESCLPDAGYRHKIHRTNGVNCFLINEAVDGRKFANDDGGMERESRALLLEQARAGDPRIVVVFDDWEALGGKSFGAVEGTMIPNNNPNQYHRTIRWAANRPWIAISNLDDILEEASANPGAFVIDHGTRTDLSLRTYEWLAHAAEDSYHHWYYNDDGGSPGNEQSFYDLVPVITGPQGSYHSRGATPADDGPPLSSGMPLGDLNTPGTLLHEAWSAISTAPAGRLREVGTWGFLAMIYETAWHEEDETDYTDTDCYGNWTSPDATWDGVSSWALRLQNHAREAGIWAAAADWAEAVRTGSVGAATVTEAADLDFDGEDEFVVRNARAWAAFEARGGRCVAAAAFDPVADDGVALVGPAVTIPSAPGEEEYADDAATRCSAFKETNGGAYADAVYPVTPIPGGWRFSSPDGKVTKSMTLADGSGTLRAGYVETVAGALFVRMGLSPNPLDLAFHGHAHLSRTLDAGANAYALSNSSGGTVVVRAGSGAFVPAPAYSGWNRRDVGLTEEVEISADGAFVVEMDLLPETGSATSVESGAVHAHPGGLVRGVFPSPGSGPAWVVVSPRAAAVATVSIHDAGGRRLATRDAGRIPAGVSRLAVPPVDNHGQSLPAGVYFVRVITPGEIGTQKWVIVR
- a CDS encoding M1 family metallopeptidase produces the protein MPSFRSLPARLTAAVLFSALLFPSMLCATEAPADLITLRDALREHRLAEATAKTRAVSARISRRGTANQDLYDALHYDLELNLDPSSQTLTGTVTATVRVTGASIAEVDLDLSSGMSVASATAGGAAAAFAHGSDVVTVTLDRTYSTGESVVLSVTYLGNPAGGAFGWDSHSGQDMIWTLSEPYGARDWWPSKDQNTDKPDSVDIRITVPDHLTAVSNGTLVSDIDHGATRTFHWHSSYPIATYLVSLAIHPYTYFSDWYTPTPTDSMEVGFWVFADHYVAVQATYAKTVPMLGSFAAAYGEYPFLNEKYGHAEFNWGGGMEHQTVSSLGAWSEDLISHELAHQWWGDEVTCADFGHIWLNEGFATWSEAYWKETVDGAGTYRDYMDAAAYYGSGTIIVENPANFGSIFDVDLSYNKASWVVHMLRGVMDDTDFFAGLQLYRATYGGGSATTEQLRDVMESVSGVDLDAFFQQWIYGEYFPVYRPSWTHGGGTLDLVIEQVQTNTGLFTMPIDIRVITSTDTLDFTVQNSAASEAYALAVPGTVEAVLVDPDRWILRQVQTEVTNPTFADGILLVNGVHWDTYSAEIRGAYQDSVFWGEHDITFWDTFAEPASGYPAILPTPAGHGAVPADLLGNYSAVIWVGNHYQGDLADWQETPVLSYLEAGGNVLLMSRRRRNAPG
- a CDS encoding NAD(P)H-hydrate dehydratase, with translation MSARPEGMMRVVTASEMREIDRRAIEEHGVASLDLMECAGTAAAQAIRGTGVGEGTPFVFLCGKGNNGGDGFVAARVLRKAGHPVICWIIGERDELTAETLRNVVGAEDCGVVVKPYRPGESEDAIRADLAASTALVDALLGTGSKGTLRPPIRELTRLLNDSRRPVFALDIPTGVDSDTGATDEDAVRALGTITFGYPKRGMYVMPGRDHCGDITVVDLGYPPDNSGSVTGVLLWQEVGSYCPPRDARGHKGSFGRVAVVAGSPGMTGAACLASEAALRSGAGVVKLLVPESLVTLCATKLTEVMVFGLPEEPGGVLGAAAVDACAPFLGEADAVLLGPGLSMADSVRDFVRSVLPRIDRPLVLDADGLNALEEDDTGAASGLAGGRAIITPHVGELARITGRTPEELLGDPVASARYAAGDLRCEVIFKGSPSIVASPGGSADLCSLGTDAMATAGSGDVLAGLLTGILAQGYEASAAARVGVMVHSRAGDIAAGELSRRGTLAGDILRCVPYAWRDLEAPAEEASPDETGEGADGE
- a CDS encoding FlgD immunoglobulin-like domain containing protein produces the protein MNHDALRSNVEFVLSQFFSEPYGSTGVEILPPAGVAALLPCRPNPFGRGTVIPYALPATGAVRITVHDIAGRRVRTLLSGVRQGGSREELWDGTDTFGEVVASGVYVIRLEAAGTVSTETVVRLR